In Nitrosarchaeum koreense MY1, one genomic interval encodes:
- a CDS encoding ABC transporter substrate-binding protein: protein MKLLLVFILALVIVYEINNESFAEKSTYFDSVKFIQYLDENTALEEVRNGNLDIYYDRISSDRLENPKSREGLEVFDSTGRSYSILVNPAESNEFNPFSLKDIRFALNYLIDRKLIVNELMGGYGAPMISNYSPSDPEYLTIIKQLETFNFRYNPALAEEIISNALKENGAIKSNGQWEINQKPIEIIVFIRSDDQVRKSIGEILASELEKIGFTVKKDYGDLNKAYVVVYGSNPAELKWSLYTEGWSRSAFVRYDSVGLSQMYSPWFSNMPGSNDPSYWNYKNDKLDEITQKIYTGDFESEEERVLLIQDAIAEGVDQSVRIFIASKIDQFVANEKMEGIVNDLGAGVPSRFTPINSRNGESELVIGVKQIYQGSWNPVMGLSDTYSRQIWGIISDPITFKHPFTGKTFPVRADWNVDTAGPNGKLILPDDAIMWDPIIHQWKKVEHGTQATSKVRYDLKFSNWHNGQKMDMNDILYSLYFVMEWGVQTDENDKTYDVEFTSIASQSVKTIIGIKVIDDDTIEVYVDYWHFDNDEIAEWASLWSSMPWEISVAMEQAVLDGKVSFSRSGAINKNVNWISLIIPNDAQTIQSYLNEFSEKKYIPNSLKIFEKDIKYFDERYTASSEWVKSHNHAVISNGPFYLSVYSPESRTIVVNAFDDQSYPFKLGHWSEFEKTEFPKITNINLPNIIQKGVQLEIDIDTKNADSVLYFLTDSNNNSISELININNNSTKIIIDDEKIKELGVGAKDLKIFAISDSVLKPDYYSTSFLMVENNGELPDLNQDNIEYDQNNSSEFAWLLVPIIIGIITMIYIKKKRK from the coding sequence ATGAAATTATTGCTAGTATTCATACTAGCTCTTGTAATTGTATATGAAATCAATAATGAATCATTTGCAGAAAAAAGCACATATTTTGATTCTGTAAAATTTATCCAGTATTTGGACGAAAATACTGCACTTGAAGAAGTTAGAAATGGAAATTTGGATATATACTATGACAGAATTTCGTCAGACAGACTAGAAAATCCCAAATCACGTGAAGGATTAGAGGTTTTTGATTCGACAGGGAGATCATATAGCATATTGGTAAATCCTGCAGAATCAAATGAATTCAATCCATTTTCGCTTAAAGATATCAGATTTGCATTAAACTATCTAATAGATAGAAAATTGATTGTAAACGAATTGATGGGAGGTTATGGTGCACCAATGATCTCAAACTATAGTCCATCTGACCCAGAATATCTTACAATAATCAAACAATTAGAGACATTCAATTTCAGATACAATCCAGCACTAGCTGAAGAAATAATTTCAAATGCACTAAAAGAAAATGGTGCAATAAAATCAAACGGACAATGGGAAATTAATCAAAAGCCAATAGAGATCATAGTTTTCATAAGAAGTGATGATCAGGTAAGAAAATCTATTGGAGAGATATTAGCTTCAGAATTAGAAAAAATAGGATTTACAGTAAAAAAAGACTATGGGGATTTGAATAAAGCATATGTTGTTGTATATGGTTCCAATCCAGCAGAACTAAAATGGAGTCTATACACTGAAGGGTGGTCAAGATCAGCATTTGTAAGGTATGATTCGGTGGGATTATCACAGATGTATTCTCCATGGTTCTCAAACATGCCAGGTTCAAACGATCCATCATATTGGAATTACAAAAATGATAAACTCGATGAAATAACTCAGAAAATTTACACCGGAGATTTTGAATCGGAAGAAGAAAGAGTGCTATTGATTCAAGATGCAATCGCAGAAGGAGTAGACCAATCAGTAAGAATTTTCATAGCAAGTAAAATTGATCAGTTTGTAGCAAATGAAAAAATGGAAGGAATCGTAAATGATTTGGGAGCAGGCGTTCCAAGTAGATTCACACCGATTAATTCGAGAAATGGAGAAAGTGAATTAGTTATCGGAGTAAAACAGATTTATCAAGGGTCCTGGAATCCAGTCATGGGATTAAGTGATACATACAGCAGACAGATTTGGGGCATAATTTCAGATCCAATCACGTTTAAACATCCATTTACTGGAAAAACATTTCCAGTCAGAGCAGATTGGAATGTAGATACTGCAGGACCAAATGGAAAATTAATTTTACCTGATGATGCGATTATGTGGGATCCTATCATACATCAATGGAAGAAAGTAGAACATGGAACTCAAGCAACAAGCAAAGTCAGATACGATTTGAAGTTTAGCAATTGGCACAATGGTCAAAAAATGGATATGAATGATATTTTGTATTCATTGTATTTTGTAATGGAGTGGGGAGTTCAAACAGATGAAAACGATAAGACTTATGATGTAGAATTCACATCTATTGCATCACAATCTGTAAAAACAATTATTGGAATAAAAGTGATTGATGACGATACAATTGAGGTGTATGTAGATTACTGGCATTTTGATAATGATGAAATTGCAGAATGGGCCTCATTATGGAGTTCAATGCCGTGGGAAATTTCAGTAGCTATGGAACAAGCAGTGTTAGATGGAAAAGTGTCATTTTCAAGATCTGGAGCAATTAATAAAAATGTGAATTGGATTTCGTTGATTATTCCTAATGATGCTCAAACGATACAAAGTTATTTGAATGAATTTAGTGAAAAGAAATACATTCCAAATTCATTAAAAATATTTGAAAAAGACATCAAATATTTTGATGAGAGGTATACGGCATCATCAGAGTGGGTCAAATCACACAACCATGCAGTGATTAGCAATGGACCATTTTATCTCAGTGTATACTCACCTGAATCACGAACAATAGTCGTAAATGCTTTTGATGATCAGAGTTATCCTTTCAAGTTGGGTCATTGGTCAGAATTTGAAAAAACAGAATTTCCAAAAATAACAAACATAAATTTACCAAACATAATTCAAAAAGGAGTTCAATTAGAAATTGACATAGATACCAAAAATGCAGACTCTGTTCTTTATTTTTTGACAGATAGCAACAATAATTCAATATCAGAATTAATTAACATAAATAACAATTCCACTAAAATTATAATCGATGATGAAAAAATTAAAGAATTAGGAGTTGGTGCTAAAGATTTAAAGATATTTGCAATTTCAGATTCAGTTTTAAAGCCAGATTACTATTCAACTAGTTTCTTAATGGTAGAAAACAACGGAGAGTTACCTGATCTTAATCAAGATAACATAGAGTATGATCAAAATAATTCATCTGAATTTGCATGGCTACTTGTTCCCATAATAATTGGCATCATCACTATGATTTACATTAAGAAAAAAAGGAAATGA
- a CDS encoding DUF2070 family protein, whose translation MEKSSDDVSNIHNRFSLTLINPASHYFSLAGSLVISAVITSIVYLGYIETNENWFRIPMVIGVLALSQLIDTRFTRKKEYSKSLHASLFGNMLWIAVILMGLLASVVLAKETSLFFVTYGMFLFASFRIGIFTTTLGASIKKAWAICMVQPLAMFLIMIPSDMWYSTLTNPLAIGFGAIFLIIASVWSVLTDRAGRPGMESTHKTIQAYLASQGNDFTEAEAIIEQRSFKTKVSTSQIRLSASDGNMKFRMVLPEIHPGPYHPVGGSNIPYLMYKNLESSAMIMHSISDHSLNLPSKNEVENYLKNLDSSIVKEEGLMCTEPVTVQINKARVTGLLFGNNPLLFLSLSPHGMEDIPNYMKKEIEQYAKNRNYVRTLIVDCHNAMGEEISKEDGEDMLKAAKSCLDSLITKDSYPIEFGYANSDSMDVWTEDLAMGGLGVVCLKINGKKFFLGWADANNMENGVREKIVENFAKQGRQLLEICTSDTHYAPVKARNRNGYYQLGLITGADKLTKWFLQIAYEAESKVSSAKFEILENEADVKVMGQGIYEDYSKALDKSLKLTKGFMIGSVTLFIITLFL comes from the coding sequence ATGGAAAAATCTTCAGACGATGTTTCAAACATACACAATAGGTTTTCACTTACATTAATCAATCCAGCATCACATTATTTTTCTCTAGCTGGATCATTAGTAATTTCCGCAGTAATCACATCGATAGTCTATTTGGGGTATATTGAAACAAACGAAAATTGGTTTAGGATTCCAATGGTAATTGGAGTATTAGCATTATCCCAGTTAATTGACACACGATTCACTAGAAAAAAAGAATATTCAAAATCTCTACATGCATCTCTTTTTGGAAACATGTTATGGATTGCAGTGATTTTAATGGGATTACTTGCAAGCGTTGTCCTAGCAAAAGAGACATCGTTATTTTTTGTAACATATGGAATGTTTCTATTTGCAAGTTTCAGAATAGGAATTTTTACTACAACATTAGGTGCAAGTATCAAAAAAGCTTGGGCAATTTGCATGGTTCAACCACTTGCCATGTTTTTAATAATGATACCATCTGATATGTGGTATTCAACTTTGACAAATCCATTGGCAATAGGATTTGGTGCAATATTTCTAATAATTGCAAGTGTATGGTCGGTATTAACAGATAGAGCGGGAAGACCAGGTATGGAGAGCACACATAAAACAATACAAGCATACTTGGCATCACAAGGTAATGACTTTACAGAAGCGGAAGCAATAATTGAACAGCGTTCATTTAAAACAAAAGTATCCACATCACAAATTAGGTTAAGTGCATCAGATGGGAATATGAAATTTAGAATGGTATTACCTGAAATTCATCCAGGCCCATATCATCCAGTTGGAGGAAGTAATATTCCATATTTGATGTACAAAAATTTAGAATCTTCAGCGATGATCATGCATAGTATTTCAGATCACTCATTAAATCTTCCATCAAAAAATGAAGTTGAAAATTATTTAAAAAATCTAGATTCCAGCATAGTAAAAGAAGAAGGGTTGATGTGTACAGAACCAGTAACAGTTCAAATTAACAAAGCACGTGTAACAGGGTTACTTTTTGGAAATAATCCGTTGTTGTTTCTCTCATTGTCACCACATGGAATGGAAGATATTCCAAACTACATGAAAAAGGAGATTGAGCAATATGCTAAAAATAGAAATTATGTCAGAACACTGATAGTTGATTGTCATAATGCAATGGGTGAAGAAATTTCAAAAGAAGATGGGGAAGACATGTTAAAGGCAGCAAAATCATGTTTGGATTCACTAATCACAAAAGATAGTTATCCTATAGAGTTTGGGTACGCAAATTCAGACAGTATGGATGTATGGACTGAAGACTTGGCAATGGGAGGTCTAGGAGTAGTATGTCTAAAAATTAATGGTAAAAAATTCTTTCTCGGATGGGCAGATGCAAACAATATGGAAAATGGAGTAAGAGAAAAAATAGTTGAGAACTTTGCAAAACAAGGACGTCAATTATTGGAAATTTGTACATCAGACACACATTATGCTCCAGTCAAAGCTAGAAACAGAAACGGATACTATCAACTAGGACTCATTACTGGCGCTGACAAACTAACCAAGTGGTTTTTACAAATTGCATATGAAGCAGAATCAAAAGTATCTTCAGCAAAATTTGAAATTTTGGAAAATGAAGCAGATGTAAAAGTCATGGGTCAAGGCATTTACGAAGATTATTCCAAGGCACTAGACAAATCTCTGAAATTAACAAAAGGATTCATGATTGGAAGTGTCACATTATTCATAATTACCTTGTTTCTATAA
- a CDS encoding preprotein translocase subunit Sec61beta gives MSSKKKGAPLPASSGGLMRFFEDETKGFKVDPRIVVSVPISLIVVSWLIDIFLVPK, from the coding sequence ATGAGCAGTAAGAAGAAAGGAGCACCGCTACCAGCATCAAGTGGAGGCCTCATGAGATTCTTTGAGGACGAAACCAAAGGATTTAAAGTAGATCCAAGAATTGTTGTTTCCGTTCCCATTAGCTTGATTGTGGTTTCTTGGCTAATTGATATATTTTTAGTTCCGAAATAA
- a CDS encoding Sjogren's syndrome/scleroderma autoantigen 1 family protein gives MSKDLTKKAAEMLLNGATLLSEPCPYCSGVRVMKEGHALCINCGREPEKKEIPTETKHQTEKTSIEMILGKKLSELSKELEQEANHEKQQQILKSINSIIETVEKLKINQTPKKQS, from the coding sequence GTGTCAAAAGATCTTACAAAAAAAGCAGCAGAAATGCTATTGAATGGAGCAACATTGCTGAGTGAGCCATGTCCATATTGTTCAGGAGTAAGAGTGATGAAAGAAGGACATGCATTATGCATTAACTGTGGAAGAGAGCCAGAGAAAAAAGAGATTCCAACTGAAACTAAACACCAAACTGAAAAAACAAGTATAGAAATGATATTAGGAAAAAAACTCTCTGAATTATCTAAGGAATTAGAACAGGAAGCAAATCACGAAAAACAACAACAAATTCTAAAATCTATTAATTCGATCATCGAAACAGTAGAAAAATTAAAAATTAATCAGACCCCAAAAAAACAATCCTAG
- the yciH gene encoding stress response translation initiation inhibitor YciH — protein sequence MAVICNTCGLPEDLCACGELAKDSTKIIIRLETRRFKKKGTMIEGLDPKLNNLEIVAKELKNKYACGGTAKDGYIFLQGDHRDTIKETLIHLGFPEASIELH from the coding sequence ATGGCGGTAATTTGTAATACTTGTGGTCTACCAGAAGATCTGTGCGCATGTGGCGAACTTGCTAAAGATAGTACAAAAATTATAATTCGTTTAGAAACCCGACGATTCAAGAAAAAGGGAACCATGATTGAAGGATTGGATCCAAAATTAAATAATCTGGAAATAGTTGCAAAAGAATTAAAAAACAAATATGCTTGTGGAGGAACCGCAAAAGACGGGTACATATTTCTTCAAGGTGACCATCGGGACACAATTAAGGAAACCCTTATTCATTTAGGATTTCCTGAAGCTAGCATCGAACTTCATTAG
- a CDS encoding CPBP family intramembrane glutamic endopeptidase, with the protein MQSPNKILQLVGIPHLALLSVIFGMMLLSFPIGLFTVFNTDIGNDINFEYPLKDLDIFKKIEYLIPDGIEIGDVFIVLWSIYASLFAIAMFGPKSGFLKILSLNLSRGKFETKSNYMITITKWFSIIILLSIAIDYVQQFFGIPTVPPPIDNNLTQFLYVSLSPIVEEFGFRVLLIGLPLFVFYSHKLSPSHFFKSLWNPSHYLHISDHKKSLFLIVFVGVFFGLAHIMTGEPWSEGKLVQASMSGIILGWLYVRFGLITAILVHWGTNYFIFSYANFISQINEIAIDVAFSHSLLNTMEILFFISGAFSILVVLLDYFNSKKEQKLKIE; encoded by the coding sequence TTGCAATCTCCAAACAAAATACTCCAATTGGTAGGAATTCCACATTTGGCACTTCTGTCTGTCATATTTGGTATGATGTTACTATCGTTTCCAATTGGTTTGTTTACTGTATTTAACACTGATATTGGAAATGACATTAATTTTGAATATCCTCTAAAAGACCTTGATATTTTTAAAAAAATTGAATATCTAATTCCAGATGGAATTGAAATAGGCGATGTTTTTATTGTCTTGTGGTCAATTTATGCATCTCTTTTTGCGATAGCTATGTTTGGACCTAAGTCTGGATTTCTAAAAATACTTTCTCTGAATTTATCCCGTGGAAAATTTGAAACAAAATCTAACTATATGATAACAATTACTAAATGGTTTTCAATAATTATTTTGCTCTCGATTGCAATTGATTATGTTCAGCAATTCTTTGGAATTCCAACTGTTCCCCCACCAATAGATAATAACTTAACTCAATTTTTGTATGTTAGTCTTTCTCCTATTGTTGAAGAGTTTGGATTCAGAGTTCTACTTATTGGACTGCCTCTCTTTGTATTTTATTCACATAAACTATCTCCAAGTCATTTTTTTAAATCACTTTGGAATCCTAGCCATTACTTACACATATCTGATCATAAGAAATCATTATTTTTGATAGTTTTTGTAGGTGTATTTTTTGGATTAGCTCACATCATGACTGGTGAACCGTGGAGCGAAGGTAAACTTGTACAGGCTAGTATGAGTGGAATAATTCTTGGATGGTTGTATGTTCGATTTGGCTTGATAACTGCAATTCTAGTTCATTGGGGTACAAATTATTTCATATTTTCTTATGCAAATTTTATTTCTCAAATAAATGAAATCGCAATTGATGTTGCGTTTTCTCATTCTCTTCTCAATACTATGGAGATTCTATTTTTTATTTCTGGTGCCTTTTCAATTTTGGTAGTGTTGCTTGATTATTTTAATTCAAAAAAAGAACAAAAGTTAAAAATTGAATAA
- a CDS encoding transcription initiation factor IIB: MVKNVNPKDRCPRCGQGTLVTDATTGENFCGKCGFVITDKVDESGPEWRSFSNEGENKSRAGVPTSLAMHDMGLATVINPQNRDATGKPLTSAMKSTIERLRTWDSRSQVHEPVDRNFRQAFSELDRLKDKLAVGDAVIEKAAYIYRKALEKGLVRGRSISALIASALYAACRDTETPRTLKDIGHASNIKRKDIARCYRLLLRELNLKMPVVDPVKCISRIASKAGLSEKTKRAATKILQTAEEQKISAGKDPMGLAAAALYVACVTNGENKTQRDVAEAAGVTEVTIRNRYKGLKVALNL; this comes from the coding sequence ATGGTAAAAAATGTAAATCCAAAAGACAGATGCCCAAGATGTGGTCAAGGCACATTAGTTACAGATGCAACTACGGGTGAAAATTTCTGTGGAAAATGCGGTTTTGTAATTACAGATAAAGTAGATGAATCAGGACCAGAATGGAGATCATTTTCAAATGAGGGTGAAAACAAAAGTCGAGCTGGGGTACCAACTTCTTTAGCAATGCACGACATGGGATTGGCAACAGTCATCAATCCTCAAAATAGAGATGCAACAGGCAAACCTCTCACATCTGCAATGAAAAGCACAATAGAGAGGCTAAGAACATGGGACAGTAGAAGCCAAGTTCATGAACCAGTTGACAGAAATTTTAGGCAGGCATTTAGTGAGCTTGATAGATTAAAAGACAAATTAGCAGTAGGTGATGCAGTCATCGAAAAGGCCGCGTATATTTATCGTAAAGCATTAGAAAAAGGACTTGTAAGGGGTCGTTCAATTTCAGCATTGATTGCATCTGCACTTTACGCTGCATGTAGAGATACTGAAACACCAAGAACTCTAAAAGACATAGGACATGCTAGCAATATAAAACGAAAAGATATTGCAAGATGTTACAGATTGCTATTACGAGAACTTAATTTGAAAATGCCTGTAGTAGATCCTGTAAAATGTATTTCAAGAATAGCAAGTAAGGCAGGATTATCGGAAAAAACTAAAAGAGCTGCCACCAAAATTCTTCAAACAGCTGAAGAACAAAAAATATCTGCAGGAAAAGATCCAATGGGATTAGCAGCTGCTGCGCTTTATGTTGCATGTGTTACAAATGGTGAAAATAAAACTCAGAGAGATGTAGCAGAAGCAGCTGGGGTAACTGAAGTTACAATAAGAAACAGATACAAAGGTTTGAAAGTTGCTTTAAACCTGTAA
- the cofC gene encoding 2-phospho-L-lactate guanylyltransferase yields MKIAAIIPVKTFSLAKTRLDLSSHQKEEICKIMLEEILHTLSISPQIDKTIIVTKESKAIELAKKYNAIIISDNEEKSVNNAVALADKYLLENKFDASIVFPQDIPFIKTQDIDFMLNYKIPPNFAIVVPSRRFDGTNALVRMPIDLMTTHYDEDSYKIHMKTAKEVTRNVALIFVKRIMLDVDNMEDLKFLLEQNEKPEISKKIKGVLDLK; encoded by the coding sequence TTGAAAATTGCAGCGATTATTCCTGTAAAGACTTTCTCATTAGCAAAAACACGTTTAGATTTATCATCACATCAAAAAGAAGAAATTTGTAAAATTATGTTAGAAGAAATTTTACATACTTTATCAATTTCACCACAAATCGATAAAACAATAATTGTTACTAAAGAATCAAAAGCGATCGAACTTGCTAAAAAATACAATGCAATTATCATATCAGATAATGAAGAAAAAAGTGTAAACAATGCAGTTGCATTGGCGGACAAATATCTATTAGAAAATAAATTTGATGCATCAATAGTTTTTCCCCAAGACATACCATTTATCAAAACTCAAGATATTGATTTTATGTTAAACTACAAGATACCCCCAAATTTTGCCATAGTGGTACCATCTAGAAGATTTGATGGTACAAATGCCTTAGTAAGAATGCCAATTGATTTGATGACAACGCATTATGATGAAGATAGTTACAAAATTCATATGAAAACAGCAAAGGAGGTTACAAGAAATGTAGCCCTAATTTTTGTAAAAAGAATAATGTTAGATGTGGATAACATGGAGGATTTGAAGTTCCTATTAGAACAAAATGAAAAACCAGAGATTTCAAAGAAAATCAAGGGCGTTTTAGACTTGAAATAA
- the cofD gene encoding 2-phospho-L-lactate transferase: MITVLAGGTGSVKLVRGLVSQESKVNVITNVGDNYWLYGLYVCPDIDTIIYGLADLLDQERGWGIKKDTFNFLRQMEVFGEETWFRVGDRDAATHLIRTNMLKNGKNLSDITKWMCEKFAVSANIIPVTDNSIETRITTDKGELHLQEYWVKHRGRDPVEGIQYIGADKARPNPEAVNAIHDADMIILAPGNPLTSIGPMLQIKGIRKELSKIKKKVIAVSPLIGDKAVSGPAAKYMEAAGIETNAYGLAKMYSDVCSNIVVDTKDRLLVKKIQSLDMKVYETKITMNNKLAEDALANFILKQIHV, translated from the coding sequence ATGATTACAGTATTAGCAGGCGGAACAGGTTCGGTAAAGCTAGTTAGAGGATTAGTATCACAAGAATCCAAAGTCAACGTAATAACTAACGTAGGAGACAATTATTGGCTTTACGGATTATACGTATGTCCAGATATTGATACTATAATCTATGGTCTTGCAGATTTATTAGATCAAGAAAGAGGATGGGGAATCAAAAAAGACACATTCAACTTTCTAAGACAAATGGAAGTATTTGGCGAAGAGACATGGTTTAGAGTGGGGGACAGAGATGCAGCAACACATTTGATTAGAACGAATATGTTAAAAAATGGTAAAAATTTAAGTGACATTACAAAATGGATGTGTGAAAAATTTGCAGTTAGTGCAAACATAATTCCAGTAACAGATAACAGTATTGAAACAAGAATAACGACAGACAAAGGAGAATTGCATCTCCAAGAATATTGGGTAAAACATCGTGGAAGAGATCCAGTAGAAGGAATTCAATATATTGGAGCGGATAAAGCACGCCCAAATCCTGAAGCAGTAAATGCAATTCATGATGCAGACATGATAATTTTAGCGCCTGGAAATCCGTTAACATCTATTGGTCCAATGTTACAAATTAAAGGAATTAGAAAAGAACTCTCAAAAATTAAAAAGAAAGTGATTGCAGTAAGTCCACTCATAGGAGATAAAGCTGTTAGCGGACCTGCTGCAAAATACATGGAAGCAGCTGGAATTGAAACAAATGCATATGGTCTTGCAAAAATGTATTCTGATGTCTGTTCAAATATAGTAGTAGATACAAAAGACAGACTACTCGTAAAGAAAATCCAAAGTTTAGATATGAAAGTATACGAAACAAAAATTACTATGAATAATAAATTAGCTGAAGACGCATTAGCAAATTTTATTCTTAAACAAATACACGTATAA
- a CDS encoding universal stress protein: MVKFNKILVPLDGSNNSIRGLDRAIEIAKGGGAEITGFYVFHLPLSAGIKYTQKMKDDAQTKAIKAIGPAMRRAQKAGASFKYKTGGGHTGSEIVKFAQTGKYDMIVLGARGIGGAKEAFLGSTSNYVMHKAKIPVLIVK, translated from the coding sequence ATGGTAAAATTTAACAAAATTCTTGTCCCACTGGACGGCTCTAATAATTCTATTAGAGGACTAGATCGAGCAATTGAAATTGCAAAAGGTGGTGGTGCAGAAATTACTGGATTTTATGTATTTCATTTACCACTATCTGCCGGAATAAAATATACGCAAAAAATGAAAGATGATGCACAAACAAAAGCTATCAAAGCAATTGGACCAGCAATGAGACGGGCTCAAAAAGCAGGAGCATCATTCAAATACAAAACTGGAGGTGGTCACACGGGTTCTGAAATCGTCAAGTTTGCACAAACGGGAAAGTATGACATGATTGTTCTAGGTGCCAGAGGTATAGGTGGTGCTAAAGAAGCTTTTCTAGGAAGTACATCAAATTATGTAATGCATAAAGCAAAGATTCCTGTTTTGATAGTAAAATAA
- a CDS encoding class I SAM-dependent methyltransferase, with translation MDSVRKTFDKWAKNGRADLMEKEHGKNAIKILKTISFDKPFLFLDFGCGNGWIVRRISKDPFCKKAVGIDKSKNMIIEANKKKINNNEEYANTDLENFKFNNKFDIIFSMESLYYVDSIELALKKIYKLLKPGGKFFCGTDFYSDNKATAKWAKMMKIQMHLHSKQEWISFFKEAGFETKTKQVKDLKNKKKWKREFGTLFIIGKKPERQSSN, from the coding sequence ATGGATTCGGTTCGTAAAACTTTTGATAAATGGGCCAAAAATGGAAGAGCTGATTTAATGGAAAAAGAACATGGAAAAAATGCAATAAAAATTTTAAAAACAATTTCTTTTGACAAACCATTTCTGTTTTTAGATTTTGGATGTGGCAATGGATGGATAGTCAGAAGAATTTCTAAAGATCCTTTTTGTAAAAAAGCAGTCGGCATAGATAAGAGTAAAAATATGATCATAGAAGCTAATAAGAAGAAAATCAACAATAATGAAGAATATGCCAACACAGATCTTGAAAATTTTAAATTCAATAACAAATTTGACATAATATTTTCAATGGAATCTCTATACTATGTGGATTCAATTGAATTGGCTCTGAAAAAAATATACAAATTATTAAAACCAGGAGGAAAATTTTTTTGTGGAACAGACTTTTATTCAGATAATAAAGCAACTGCAAAATGGGCAAAGATGATGAAAATTCAAATGCATTTGCATTCAAAGCAAGAGTGGATAAGTTTCTTCAAGGAAGCAGGATTTGAAACTAAAACAAAACAAGTAAAAGATTTAAAAAATAAGAAAAAGTGGAAACGAGAATTTGGGACATTATTTATCATAGGTAAGAAGCCAGAAAGGCAATCTTCAAATTAA